Genomic segment of Malus domestica chromosome 15, GDT2T_hap1:
tttagttgtttattttgttgggttatttttttaatttgttgttttttttaattagattgTCAGTGTTTTTTTGTGAAGTTTGATGATTTGTGTGgttatttgtttattatttattatgtatgtatgcagggatAATGTTTCAAGACATAACAACATTGTTGCTTGATCACAAGGCCTTCAAGCATGTTGTCGACATTTTTGTTGATCGCTACAGAGACATGGACATCTCTGTTGTCGCCGGTACTCTCCCCCTCTcactccttctctctctctctctctctctctctctctctcaatatatatatataatacatctGTATATATGTACAAATTTTTGAAGTATTTTTTAAGGTTTGTTAATGTTGTGAATATTAAAATGTGGGCTTAATTAGTTAATTTATGAGTTGCTGTCTGCAACTTTGTCTTTTGGCTCTTGGGTTTTACTGGTTTTTCCCCACTTCGATTGTTTTGAGAAATAAATTTCTGGATTTGCAATCCTTGCTGATGCCTTTGAAGATTTTCCATATCTTTGAGAGGcttgttttttggtttcatACATCATTAATCTTAGCCAAATTAGTTTataatttttcctattttgtttttatgcacTTTTACAGATTAATGATTTTCTAATTTGACCACTTTTGTTAATGTGGAATGGTTTTCCGAATTTATTCCCCTCAATAATTATATCTACGGCTAATGCAGTGGGATCACAAGCTCAAAACAGAGCagatttcttcatttttctgTATAATTTGCTTAAGCTGATTGCATTCTTCTACACGGCTGCATTTTTCGGGTTGCTTGGACACATAGAAGATTCATTGACCAATTCACGAACAATTTTGTCGATGCATTCTTTATGATttttaaggatttttttttttttttttttgtgaaattctACGATTTTGTTCGTATATTTTGATTAATAAAACTATTAACCTCAACTGCATTCTCAAACAATTGAGAAATTTCTGTTGCTGCTGATTGTGTGACCATCATGTTAATTACCAACCTGATACCATTACTATTCCACAAAAAGTTAATCTTTCGGATATCATCATTTTGGTTTCGATTAATGCTACACTTACCACGTTCCTACCGCCTCTCCAATAGAGGTAGGTCCCACCTCTATTTGAGAGGCGGTCCAAATGTGGTAAGGATAGCATTCTTGTATCGGTCATTACTGCAAGAGAAAGTTTCCCGAGTTAAAGGATAAGCACTAATTTCTCACAGATCAATCTTTTTGCTCCTTGAGACCTTTGCTTTCCTGTCGGCACTTTACGTAAGTGAAGAAAGCTAGCTATTGATGTGGATGGTTAACTCCGAGTGGATGTTCATCAACATTTTGCTGTCCTCATGACAGATGAACAGTCATTGCTAAAAAGAAGGGTGTTTTGAACGTTGGACCGTCCCAATTATTGGCCTTAATCAATCACTGTTTTCTTCAAGTTGGTGATATAGTTTACCAAATAGTAGCATGATAACGACAACCctaattataaattttattatataattaattcTTACGTGGTCTGCTTTTCATACTTCTTGTCTTTATGACTAATCTGCAGGAGTGGAAGCCAGAGGGTTCATGTTTGGTCCTTCAGTTGCTCTAGCAATTGGTGCCAAGTTTGTCCCTTTACGTAAACCTAGAAAGTTGCCCGGTACGCTCAACTTTAATTAGCTCGATTtgcttaggtttttttttttttttttttttaatgtccaGGAGCTAATTACCTTTTTAATCATGCACTCAGTCCTCCTTAATCAACTTTTGAAGTAGTTATAATATAAAGCTAGTGTCCCTTGAGCCTTTGAAAGGTCTACTGGATTTGGCTGTTAAAGTATTGCCCCCCATCGTTTAAGCAGTCAGCGCGCTAATTTTTACAATTAGCCCTAGTTTTAATGTCTGGTAAAATGCTTTTTATCTATTGTTTAGTGCTTAGTTTCATTTAGGATAAGGCCTTTTTTACTAGGGCGACGTTGCTGTtggctctttttcttttttaccacaATATACaacctgtctctctctctctcgtcacGTGATAGATAACCGGTTTTAGGCAAAATTTACTCCAACATTGGGATGTTTGGAAGTGAGGTCTTGGTTGTTGATGTAGCGTCTATTTTGTGCCTTGCATTTTTCATTTTCGCTGTACGCTAATCTTCACTTAACAATGCTGCTTATCCAGGAGAAGTAATTTCAGAAGCGTATGAGCTCGAGTATGGAACCGACTGCTTAGAAATGCACGTTGGTGCTGCTCAGCCCGGTGAACGTGCATTGGTAATTGATGATCTAATAGCTACCGGTGGGACCTTATCAGCAGCAATAAGACTTTTAGGTGAGTGGTTGCTGTTGAGGcgtttgttatttcttgttcatcttcttccttataCTGCTTGAGTACCCTACTTGAAATTCACATCATCCCAAAACAAATTTCTGTGTTTCTAGAACGTGTTGGGGCGGAAGTGGTCGAATGTGGATGCGTTATTGGGTTGCCTGAGGTTAAGGTAATGTTTAAGCATTTATTAACTTAAAAGTTGGGCTAAACTACGATTCTAGTCCGTGTAGTTTGGCGGAAGTTCCACTTTGGTACCTCTGGTTTCAATTTTCGCGATTTTAGGCCAGTCATTTGTCATTGCTGCAATTTTTCAACGAGTGACCTACGTGAGTGGCTAATGTCAAGGTAGATTATCGTCCTTGGGTTGCAACCATTGATAAATAGGGTACTAAAATTGCGAAAGACGAAACTACAGGTACCAAACTCTAGGGACCAACATCATAATTTGACCTAAAAATTCAGACTAAAATCTAAAATTGCGAAAGATGAACCTACGGGTACCAAACTCTAGGGACGGGCATCATAATTTGACCTAAAACTTCAGGGATATTCAAATTCGAAAGCATTGTTGTGTATTGAGTGCATGCTACTCGTAAGTCTTTTGATATCTCAAGTGCAATGCAGTTGAGCTGCTCTTGATGAATGATGATTGTGACATTTCAGGGACAGTGCAGGCTTAATGGAAAGCCACTCTACATCCTTGTGGAGCCACGCCAGTTAGATAACTGCTGTTGAGGTAGTACTAATACTTCCCACCATTCTCCTTTATTTCGATTCAAATTTCGTTGTCCCTGTGTTTTCCCGTCTGTGGCATATAATGAGTCTCGCCTTCGATTGTGATCTGAAGCAAGCCCTTTTGACGTGGGAAATTTGACCGCAAAACACTGTCTGAACTGTTAGATCAAGAGCGATATGTTGGTCTAACGGTTCAGACAAGTATTCGCTAGGTCATCAAGTGTGCTGGTCTCCTACAAGTTCTCCCAAGTTAGATATTAAATTCTTTTCATTCATGCAGTTCTGTTGGAGTTCTGCTTGGGCTGACTGCAGAAACAATGACGCTTCACTTGGGCAAATGGCCGTGAATGTTTAGGGTGACCGAGTTCCGCTGCACAATGCTCGCCATTCCCTTGTCTCCGTCTCGTGTAGATTACTATGTAACATTAGCCATTTCGAACAAAATTCATGGACGAATGTTGTTTTCGAGAGATTGATTTATTCTTAAAATGGAAACTTCGTTGCTGCATTATGGcaaattattcaatttaaatCTCTAATGCTCATTTATTTTGCCAAGCAAGAGGCTCCAAGACATATTTTGGTTTCTCTTGCTCGAATGCATGCCAACCAAAGAAATCGAAAGCAGCTTTGCTCATGTGGTTAAGAGCATTTATCCATGCACCTGAGCTTGTGTTCAAAATCCTCTTTCCGTTGTATTAGAAAAAGGAAAGCTCATTACTGCAGGCTGGTTGTACATGCTTGCACTTCATTTCCGCACTCCTCACGCTTGAGAGTGAGTGCGGGAAGTGATCTTTGGAGCGTCGAAATCATCTCCCTAATTCGTTCACTTGTGTCATGAAATACCTAAAGTCGGATATTTAAACAAATCAATGAAGAATTTACGTCACAACCTAGAATGTCAATTTTTAACCAAGGAAAATGAAAGGAAAGCTGCAACTACGATTGCAAAAGGCAGCAGTACCGAAGGACAAGCAGCAACATCGTAGGGTTAATGTTTATAGCTGAAACGGCCAGCAGACTGGCGTCCGAAAAgtttgacaaaattatgattCGCTTATACGTGCATACAATGGAAAAGAGCAGAGCTACTTTCAAATTTCTAAGCCAAAACAGAAGAGAAACACGTTTGTCACTAATAATTTCCATTCATCTCTTTCGTTTATTGGTGCCATCgcagaaaaaaataatacaacATTCCTGTAAACCAGAGATTGCACAAACTTTCTTGAGACTCGTATATGTGTAACCACAAGCTTGAATTGTCGTGTAACAAGAAATACATGAAACAACAGACGATGCGAGTGGCCAAattattccttctttttttttcttttgaaggacAAAATTTACAATATTCATCCTTACACCTTCCTACTTACTCGTCAGTGAAGTTCGTCTTCAGGGACTTCGTCTTTCATAGATTGGACATCCGTTTTGTGAGCACGACGTATGAGACAGTTCACCTGTTTCCGTAATCTAGCATTTTCTGAAAAAATTTCTGCCAGAATCTTCCTTAACTCATTGTCTGTTGTCCTCGTATCATCATCGAGGTTGTCAACTTCACTAGTAGCTACACTGTCTTGAGCTAAGAGTTGTGCCTGATCAATTATTGCAAAGTTACTTCAGACATGGTTTATGAGAATGGGAACAATGCTTAAGCCAAAAATCAGTATGCTTTAAAGTTACTTCAAACTCAAATGGAATTTCACTACGTCAAATATAGAACCATTTAGGAAAAGtataatttaacggttaataTGCTGCCATCCATACGTAACAAATGTTTACAACTGATCGTTGAAGCAAGAAACATATAAACGTGCAGCACATTATGTTTCTCATacaaacaaatttaattttaatattgaAGATGCGCCAAATTTGGAAGTGTTGTAATGTGACCATATGCCAGAAAATAAAAGTCGGCAAACAAAAGAAACTTGGGAAATAAGTAGAAAGTACCTCTGAAAGTAAGAGACTGATACGGTTGTCTGAAGCATCCAACAATTCTGAAGCCTCTGGTAGAATTGAAGAATCATCAACAGGAAAATTGATATTGCATTCTTGAAGCTGCTGATGAAGAACGTTGCATTCATGCAACAATTTTTTTCTAGCAGTCTCTGCAAGCTTGCTCATTTGTTTTTCCTGTTGGCGGAGCTtctgaaaaatagaaaaataaatgaaaacaagaaaaacatcaaACCTAACTAATAGATTACTCTCTGGCTCGTCAGCtacatatcaattcaatttttaatttgtttctgAAAGCAAGATGAAAATGTGCCATATTGTTCTATCAATGCATCTGTCTTAGGACCAAAACATAAAGCTTCCAGGGTATTGCGGAATATAAGTGAAGTAATAATCAAAAGGACGGACGCCAATTATGTGGATCAATAACAGAAAGCAGAACCAATTTAACCCAACAACCTAAGAAGAACTAGTTTGAAAAAGTTAGAATGCAACAATACTATTGGACGAGTGACAAAATACCTCAGCTTCAGATTTCTCCGTCTGTGATTTACTAAGTTCATGCTTCAGTCCTGCTTGAGAATTGCGCAAGGATTTAACTTCTTTAACAAGAACTTTAATATCTGCTTTAGATTTTGCTTCTAGCTCTTCATATCGCTTTGATAAATTCTCAAGCTGCTCCTTGTAAGGATCCACCTCCTGCGGCAATATCTCTTTCTCTCGACCAGATGAATCTTTTGTTGACTCTGCACATGACTTCTTGTCCTGGTAGCATTTGAATATATCGTATAACTATCCAGATCATAAAAAAGATGGCCACAGACTGAccccaaaaaaatgaaaagacatAAAAGTAGAAAAGACAAACTTCCAGAACAATAACCTGTTCCGACTTCAACTTCAACTCCATCTCCAATGACTTCCGCCGGAGTTCCTCCATGTCCCACTGCATTTTGGTAAACCTTTCCCTCTCAGTTAAAATAGCTTGCTGCAGGTTCTCTTTACTCTTCTGTCTAGTagtttcaagttcaacttccAAATCCTTGACCTGTAGGACCCAATCAATTAGTCTATGAACTCCCTCTGTGAAATCAAATGGTGTACCAATTCTTTCAGCCGACAGACTGTAACTGGATTTTATCAAAATCTATAACTTCGTAAGTGTCACAGCTATTGTGTTCATCCTTCTTCCATCGAAATCAATTGGATTTACAATGCATAATATATCCCAATTAATCTTCTCAAACTATTTgagcaataattttttttaacagttTATAATTGGGTCTTTGTAAAGTAGTTTTTATCAACAATTTATTTGTGCAGCAATTCATAATTAGGTCTATGTAAAGCAAGCATAAAAACTAAGTatacaatttaaatttcatggattttctttttcattgagGGGGAAAACAAATATTTTTGTCAATTAAGCCTCGGAAATGCAACTGTAAGGGTTTGGCCCTGGAGGCGAGGTAATCTATATATGaaatatgttagacactatgtcACTGCAAAATTACTGGATATTTATTTCATAGTGAAAAGTTTGGGACAAGAATTTATGACAAGCTTCCAAGTGGTCTTGGCACGGGACAAACATTTCTTCCAGGTTATTTATAATGGCTTATTTCTCCTATTAGATATCCTTAAATTGAAAATGTACTTATTTGTGTCCTTTAAAAATGTCATGTTACAAATAACCCAATTTGATACAATCAAGAAGTTCTCCATCCCAAACAAATATAATTCTAGCAATTGAAATCATGAAGAGCATGATCAACTTAATTTGACATACCTTTGTTGCAAGGTAATCTTTCACTGCTATTTCTTGATTGAGTCTAGATATAAGATCTTCCATGTCTGTTTTTGCTGTGACTAGTCTTCGCTGCATGGTCAAGAGAACCCTGTTCAATTTGTTTCGCGGATCTAATGGGAGAACTATTTGAGTGCCAACTGAAGGTTGTAACTCTGTGTTGCCCAGCATTTCCATAATGCTTGAAACCTCAGCACCTCCAAGATGGTCAAGAGATCCATCACCAGATGAGTTTGGAACACCAGAGTTGGACATTTCACTACCTCTTAGAGAACTGGCATCACTTCCCACACTTTCATTTGAGAGCTTGCGAGCATGGTTGAATACTTTACTACGCTCTGGCTCAGAGAAAAGTTCCATTCCATTACGAGCTAGAATTGAAGATTTAGAAGCATTTCCATTATATGTATCCTTCCCTACAACATTATTGACATGTCTAGCATTCACTTTATGCTTAGGAAGGCCTTCCAACTCCTCTAGTATTGTGTGTCCCATGAATAGTCCCTCATCAATATTGGTCATGCCATACTTCACAAGCTTTTCTATTGGGCTTGTTAAATCTTCATCCAATACCAGATCTTCGAGACCAATGTCAGAACTGTCATTCCTTCCTAGCCTTGGTGTTCCTAGCTCAGATGTCTCATAAGCAGTATCACTTCCGTAATCTGGTGTGATTGATGAACTCCCTACAATGGCAGGTAAGGTAGAATAGGAAGGTGATTGAAGCGAACTCGCGTCTGAAGTGTTTTGGCTTGCATCTTGGAACGCTGAAATGTATTATGACAAGGAACGAATACATTAAAACTCTATAAAAGGAATCTGTGTTAAcacagaataaaaaaaaaaaggggatgtGTCACAGCACTCATGCACAAGATAGTCACATACAAGACCTAGCTGCAGACTCTAGTTCAAGAAAGGACGCCACTGCAACGCTTCTTGATATATCAATATCCGATAGCAGCTTTGTCATCCAAGCCTCCAACGAACACCTTCTCTGCAACAAAACTGAAACTTCTTAAGAATATTAATCACCCCTTTAGATGTGTACGAGTACACGCAcatttgaaggttgaaattgtaTATTACACTTTCCAGTTAAGAGTAATCCCCCCTTGTTAAGAATATGAACTACACTAGTGTGAGtttgttgtcctccattgaacGACACTCATGTTACCTACCTCTTCCAACAGTTCCCGGCTCTTCATCCGCAAAAGTCCCTTGGGTGGAGTTGGTGGGAGATTTTTCTTGGGAAATGCCTTTTTAAGCTACAAGTAACAGCCAATAAACAAATATTAAGAATGTCCTTTGATTAGTTTAACAAAGGGAAAATCAACAGTGCGTTTCCTAAAGTAGTGCTTAGAAAACAACCAGGTTGTCGTTTCATATGAATTACCATACTAACATAAAGTAAATACCTATTTTACAGACAATCCAAAGTCAGTACTTACATCACTAAATAACTTCAGAAAATCATTAAATCTTCTTAACACTCCATTTGTAGTTGTAATACCTTCTGGTGATTGTACACCAACCTCAACCCTGTAGAACTGTCCCTTAAAATGTTATAATAGAACCCATGCAAAAGACTGGTAGTGAACAAATGCGAAATACAATTGAGCTTGAAATAACCATTGCGCATGTAGGTAGTATAAATGTTTATTTCACCAAAAGCTATGATCAATCTATTATCTATATGTTACACAAATCCAACAGAAAAaaatgttggatttatccaaatAGAAATCTTAATCTTGACTGCCACACAGAATATCTATATTATAATCGAATGACATCAAGTTTGTCACAATCATAGATTACCACGTGATTAAATTGCATAGTCGGAAACATTTTACTGTAATATAAGGAAGACTTGCTATATCCCACAAGAAACGACAAGGCACCTACAGGATCACCTTTAACATTCTTTTCACCAAACTGACCATAATAGCAACCAATAACATTGCAGAACCCTAAAGACCATAACGCTCCAATAACCTATTTGATAGGAGATACTGAAAGATTCACACATGAAAAGTTCAACCATGGATACAGATTTCCTAATTGTACTTAGTCCTAAAAGATAATATAAAACGACATCTAACCCAGGGAATAGATAAACACTGGAGAGTCGTTCAATTTGAGTACCACTACGGGATCGGAATTTCTTGACTTTGGAAGGACAACCCACGAAGGAATAGTGACACAATAACTCCATCCTGTGCGAGGATCATGTGGCCAAACTGTGTCCCGTCCATTCTGCAATAGGAATGTCAGCCTTTTGGATTAGACAGATACCCAGTGAGTATTTGTAACAATGATTGgcaatatatttatataagcCACTGTGGCAGGAAAGAACAATGCAACGAGCTTATCCGCAAATGAGAACAAAAATGCAAATTGTTGATAAAAAAGGTCAAATTTGTTCATTTCATTGAAGAGGTTGCTAATACGAAAACGCATTTTCTTCTTTCGGTAACATGGTGATTGAAGAGTAGATCCGTCTCAACTTCTGTTTGCAGATTATATTGTTATCATTCCTAGTGGTTATACGATCATCTTAAGCCAATCgcgaaaaaaatgaaattacttGCTGACGAAGTAAAATCGTGATTTTATAAGGTACAAGTTGCAATTAACAAGAGATAATTAAAGAGTAAAAACAGTTAATGTGAGTGCATGCTGAAACTGAGCTAAACCCTAGGAAGTGAATCTAAACTCCATAACTGATTATCTGATGGATTATACGAAAATCACAATCGAACTAATAATAAATACAAGCTTAAATGAGAAAGTAACGATCTTCAATTACACAATTTCCAAAGTTAGTAACTTGAAATAATTGGAATTGAGAGAAAGAGCGGAAGCAGACGAACCCATTTCCGAGGAGCAGGACTCCAATCCATCCCAAGCGGCAGCGGCGAAGTCCCATCGTGTCTGTGCCTCGGAGGACTCCGTCTCTGCATTTTCCGATCTTCCtataattctctctctctaaaactccctatctgtttctctctctaagaaTCGAAATCGATCATCGCCCACTCTCCCTCAACAAATGGCGAACGGCCAGAGAGAGGAAGCTAGCGTTTTGGCTATCGGATCAGACGAACCAGCCGAGGAGAGTCAATACTCATTCACAAAACACAACGGACAGGTGGCGTCCGCAGAGCCTCCATTGTTCTGCTTCGTCGTCACTCCAAAAGCGATGGCGCACGTTAGCAGGTGAATGGACTATGTGGCTAACCAGAGCCGGCGGAGGGCGGCCGTTGCGTTGCGTGTCGCCTTTGCAGCTGTGTAGCAAAAATTCTCAATCGCCAagtcttctctctcttttctccgaGTCTGTCAGTATTCGTTTCCACCGATCCCACGCACTcctccttttttcttttaatttaatttaattttaattattttctggaaaaaaaaaaattaattgctTTTTTTGGGGTAATATTAACAGTCTTACCTAACTGTCTCCGTTTGCAGTTGCATTGAGCTTCACGGCGGGGACAGAGAAAGCATCGGATGCCTATTTTGGACCATTTGCTTCGGCATAAAGGTTTGTCATCATGGGCCTCATGGCCCATAATTGCTAGTGGCCCATTTGGATCGTTACGCTAGAGTTGGCGAAATTCTGCACACCTTGATAACACGAAACGaatggctggtttggtattgctgtgctttgaaaaaaagctgctgtgagaataagtggctgtgctgtgagaataagcggctgtgaaataaatcagcagagcgtttggtaaacttttttgtaaaagtgcttttggaaaaaaaaagcagtctgatagtgggtcttttcgttaaaggagcactgtagctccgtgtgctttgaaaaaaagccatttttccaaagctgcaaatagtagcttcagctttttcctttgatttcagcttattctcacagcagcttccaaaataagccctttttttttagtttaccaaacacctaaaaccctcacagctttttttcataggtgctttttttttaagcacctcactcccaaactaggtcgaACACATGCACAAAAAGTCTAGTGTTTGGGAATGAGCATTGATGATCGTGTTGATAACAAGTTCAACCCATTATTATTGCGTTTAAAAAGGAAGGAAACAAGTCGTGTTGTGTTAATAGTTAAAATTTGCGAGTCGTGTTGTTTCGTGTTTAAATTGAGCTAATTTTCACTTTGGACCAAAACGACAGAATATGCACCTGTAAAACCACGACCGCATTGCTAGGTCTAGCTAAAGCCTAGAGTTTTGCGGAGTATTATTTTGATTAAGGGGAGATTCTGAACTTGAAGCTTTCGGCATTAAGAATATTAATATTGCTAAAACCAACAAGCAGTTCTAGGGGTGGGCGCGAGTTGAGCCGGGTTCATTTTGGTTGGATACAcacaaattttttctttttaaatgagTCTGAGTCGGTTCGATTTTATGTACTTTTATTAGTGGAACATATCTGTTTTCAATCATATGTCGTATAACAAAACAAAGTATAAAATAATctctaaatatttttgttaCGAAAAAATTACATCTAACAAAATCAATAGCACCAAATGTTCTTAAGGGACTCTTATGACTCTTTGTTTGAAGAAGTTTGATCGTTGTTTTATTTCTTAGCGTTTGATAGATATGGAATTATGGATCATGGGTTTCATTGTGGACTACTAATAAAATAACAAGTGTCATGACAACCCTTAACGATCTGGTCGGGTTGCCCACGCATAAAAAATATGGACTTGTTTTTAACAAGCCGGGTCCAACTTGGACCATTTtaaaaatcaaaaataaaaactggaTGCTTTTACATAAAGCCGATTAATAAGTTCTGGATCCACGGGCCCAAAGACCCGTATTTTCACCCCTAAGTAGTTGATATTAGGGGTGACTTGTTTTAGATCACGAAACTACGGTTTCTTATGTAGCAATTATCTTCTTATAAGCGTACATATTTGCAAATTGCTCTTTTGTGAATCGTTTAAGATTAAAACTAGTTTGGACCTTTGGGTTGGAGTTCAACTCATCAACCCAACCGACCGGAGTTGATAGTGTTTCGAACCAACAAAATCCAATATAcaggtttttggtttttgtggTTTGGCTAGTTTTATATTGAAATGGGCTTAAATAGTTGCCATAGGCTTGTCCATTCTTGCGGTATAGTTTGGTGAAGAAAATGGCTCTATTAAACAACAAATTAGAAGTCCATGGTTTTCATTAGCAACAGATTAAAAGAAATTGACTTAACATGGAAGACATTACTTATGTAAAATAGGAGAAGCCGTGAATGAGAATCATA
This window contains:
- the LOC103456215 gene encoding PX domain-containing protein EREL1 isoform X6, with product MTKLLSDIDISRSVAVASFLELESAARSSFQDASQNTSDASSLQSPSYSTLPAIVGSSSITPDYGSDTAYETSELGTPRLGRNDSSDIGLEDLVLDEDLTSPIEKLVKYGMTNIDEGLFMGHTILEELEGLPKHKVNARHVNNVVGKDTYNGNASKSSILARNGMELFSEPERSKVFNHARKLSNESVGSDASSLRGSEMSNSGVPNSSGDGSLDHLGGAEVSSIMEMLGNTELQPSVGTQIVLPLDPRNKLNRVLLTMQRRLVTAKTDMEDLISRLNQEIAVKDYLATKVKDLEVELETTRQKSKENLQQAILTERERFTKMQWDMEELRRKSLEMELKLKSEQDKKSCAESTKDSSGREKEILPQEVDPYKEQLENLSKRYEELEAKSKADIKVLVKEVKSLRNSQAGLKHELSKSQTEKSEAEKLRQQEKQMSKLAETARKKLLHECNVLHQQLQECNINFPVDDSSILPEASELLDASDNRISLLLSEAQLLAQDSVATSEVDNLDDDTRTTDNELRKILAEIFSENARLRKQVNCLIRRAHKTDVQSMKDEVPEDELH